A window of Candidatus Hydrogenedentota bacterium contains these coding sequences:
- a CDS encoding Bax inhibitor-1/YccA family protein — MSYDQNVFRPEEYTLADQASRDERAAFITKTYVHLFAAILAFVVLEAVVLSLPITASFVGWIAGTQFGWLAVLGGFMAVSWIANSWAQSGASLGLQYAGLSLYVVAEAIIFAPLLYIAANFGPAGVIPSAAILTGCVFTGLTSIVFFTRKNFSFLGPFLGILGFAGLGIIVCSIIFGFNLGIVFSAAMIVLAGGYILYTTSNILHEYRTDQYVAASLALFASVALLFWYILRILMSFSRE, encoded by the coding sequence ATGAGCTACGATCAAAACGTGTTCCGGCCCGAAGAATACACGCTGGCCGACCAGGCCTCGCGCGATGAACGGGCCGCGTTTATCACCAAGACCTATGTCCACCTCTTTGCGGCGATTCTCGCGTTCGTCGTCCTTGAGGCGGTCGTGCTGAGCCTGCCGATCACCGCGTCATTCGTCGGCTGGATCGCCGGCACGCAGTTCGGCTGGCTCGCGGTGCTGGGCGGCTTCATGGCCGTAAGCTGGATCGCGAATTCCTGGGCGCAGTCCGGGGCTTCGCTGGGCCTTCAATACGCCGGCCTGAGCCTCTACGTCGTCGCGGAAGCGATCATTTTCGCGCCGCTACTCTATATCGCGGCCAATTTCGGCCCCGCCGGGGTGATTCCGTCGGCCGCCATCCTGACCGGCTGTGTATTCACCGGGCTGACCTCGATTGTGTTCTTCACGCGCAAGAATTTCTCGTTCCTCGGGCCCTTCCTGGGAATTCTGGGCTTCGCGGGGCTCGGGATCATTGTGTGCAGCATCATTTTCGGGTTTAATCTGGGCATCGTGTTCAGCGCCGCCATGATCGTGCTTGCCGGCGGCTATATCCTCTACACCACGTCCAACATCCTCCACGAATACCGCACGGATCAGTACGTGGCGGCCTCCCTCGCGCTCTTCGCCTCCGTGGCGCTCCTCTTCTGGTACATCCTGCGCATCCTCATGTCTTTCTCGCGCGAATAG